A window from Deinococcus malanensis encodes these proteins:
- a CDS encoding DUF11 domain-containing protein produces MRTKFNTFAGSLTALLAVGAGAAAQEGSTSLPVTSIGDALMWSAGDQNLNLDVPVDNRVRLELYSPRLDPADYRSDTYYGDESYNLKVKMTTTFTLLRADGTAVLSRTFTPGAQEWVTLLDQDLPAGRYVLRASTQGAGKNTFAVRLAGVSAALSADHLTVNVHSRDWVPVINVTTDGQGYALRMYDGDGPTELEARLRDARGRTYPLTVSAQLSHTDLPMPAQPGTYTVELRQAPGARQFSNAVGFSLSRQGAPRPIAVAQVDQTGQLRLSAELLLPGSSVPTQADLMVGGQPVQVSGSQTRTTAAGTFPLTVAEVPGAQVSAPSRVTVPRGGVGEARVQVRPQVNLSLQSDKTAVCVGDTVTLTARATTAFTGLLPLDLQLVLPEGMQVQGPSSLKGEFSVARPGEVRVTATASTAGPLTFTARLNPWEQAKSVQVNVLPASTSLQLTRAPLADTTVGDTVEVQLQLTNTAAQPVPFTLRDQPGEGLEPLDPTSFEGTLQAGETRTLGYRARVTHSGAARLNATLDTPACPAPQVVTGTLLGVNPPAPEPTPAPTAPVAQRSSVISMPFDAPGGSIDVVIAHTLPEGASLVPGSSQLDGQALPDPRRGAGGTLYWVVPTTVDRRGVTRGTVTYELRHAQALGEMAAPALLSRFPGDRHELIAGRVDLKDLSAAQALTQSAQAAENDGAIKLPLQGAQIRVRDRVSIVVESPLDQPPPTLTLAGRAVSTSLIGQTTEDPTGNVRRLTYVGVPLEVGPNVIAWGDETVTVYRVGDTRQVEVKPVQLIADGSTPLRLVIRTLDAFGHVTPQASVAIRTNLEVRGQPRSTSGGYDVRLTNGEGVLELQPQASPTTLNLDVLQGNDVKRYSYEVKPGDHRVGIGVLSATIGLDGNFNLGDDLTWQARATYEGPLANGKLYVAADKEGLPTERNTLNRYTGYGDSSVESVPLQGIDPVAFAYDHPSFRVQYRRSSLPVSVLPVGEQLTALTAYSKSNPAVSGFVALVPSDRVSGERLTPQGNRLLRLARGNISEGSETLEVVTLERGSGKELRRTPLTRNADYQLDPSTGIITLARALDAVDGSLNDVVVLASYRLNSALDQRVLAYGGQVQYKAQNFTVGAAAVSLDQRVTLGARATYDNGTTRADGLLAYSGGLQASADFATRVGQSSLSAKFRYQDEGYVGLAPQTPGLSVRASLAAPITSNLSAAVDAEYHAPAGKDAENARGGSVTARADYRLAPFSIGGGLKYAFGDVSGLGAVVSAGYHRDPVDVDVVHTQPLSGNLSPETSVSMRYKFSPELSVGFTDKITWGIGHSAAVTLDSMVGNVNYAVAYELPGASGQGNRARFGVSTSLPVAENLTAGLRASATYNVNTAQVEAGAGADLHYKTGSMTATSGTDINYGAQGFGVVLRGGVSGQLTPNLNLTADGLMEFGAGKNGQRAALGFAYRDRDFNSLGTVRYVSGTLAGGQPELSSNLSAEYRQSNYAIRGGLDTRTLLLDRASFTAQASLSGTYYLTDRLGVGAWGRMITQPATGTTEYGYGLEASVRALPGTWITAGYNPLGFSGIGSTYTKQGAYLRLDLTLDETLGGEK; encoded by the coding sequence ATGCGCACCAAGTTCAATACTTTCGCCGGCTCTCTGACGGCCCTCCTGGCTGTCGGTGCAGGGGCAGCCGCCCAGGAGGGCAGCACCAGCCTGCCGGTCACCAGCATCGGCGACGCGTTGATGTGGTCCGCCGGCGATCAGAACCTGAACCTGGATGTGCCGGTCGACAACCGGGTGCGCCTGGAACTGTACAGCCCGCGCCTGGACCCGGCCGACTACCGCAGCGACACTTACTACGGCGACGAATCCTACAACCTGAAGGTCAAGATGACCACCACCTTTACCCTGCTGCGCGCCGATGGTACCGCGGTGCTTTCCCGCACCTTCACCCCCGGCGCACAGGAATGGGTCACGCTGCTGGACCAGGACCTGCCGGCCGGGCGCTACGTGCTGCGCGCCTCCACCCAGGGTGCGGGAAAAAATACCTTTGCCGTGCGGCTGGCCGGAGTCAGCGCCGCCCTGAGCGCCGATCACCTGACCGTGAATGTGCATTCCCGCGACTGGGTTCCGGTCATCAATGTCACCACCGACGGGCAGGGCTATGCGCTGCGCATGTACGACGGCGACGGCCCCACCGAGCTCGAGGCCCGGCTGCGTGACGCCCGGGGCCGCACCTACCCCCTGACAGTCAGTGCCCAGCTGAGTCACACCGACCTGCCCATGCCCGCGCAGCCCGGCACTTACACGGTGGAGCTGCGTCAGGCGCCGGGTGCCCGGCAGTTCAGCAACGCGGTGGGCTTCAGCCTGTCGCGCCAGGGCGCCCCCCGCCCCATTGCAGTGGCCCAGGTGGACCAGACCGGGCAGCTGCGCCTCAGCGCCGAACTGCTGCTGCCGGGAAGCAGCGTCCCGACCCAGGCGGACCTGATGGTCGGTGGGCAGCCGGTGCAGGTCAGCGGTTCCCAGACCCGCACGACAGCCGCCGGCACCTTTCCGCTGACCGTGGCCGAGGTGCCCGGAGCCCAGGTCAGTGCGCCCTCCAGGGTGACCGTGCCGCGCGGCGGCGTGGGCGAGGCGCGCGTCCAGGTGCGCCCGCAGGTGAATCTCAGCCTGCAGAGCGACAAAACCGCCGTGTGCGTGGGCGACACGGTGACCCTGACCGCGCGCGCCACCACGGCCTTCACGGGTCTGCTGCCGCTGGACCTGCAACTGGTCCTGCCTGAAGGAATGCAGGTCCAGGGCCCCTCCTCGCTGAAGGGGGAGTTCAGCGTCGCCCGGCCCGGCGAGGTGCGCGTGACGGCGACCGCCAGCACCGCCGGGCCGCTGACCTTTACGGCCCGCCTGAATCCCTGGGAGCAGGCGAAGAGCGTGCAGGTCAATGTACTGCCGGCCTCTACCAGCCTGCAGCTGACGCGTGCGCCGCTGGCCGATACCACGGTCGGGGACACCGTGGAGGTGCAGCTACAGCTGACCAATACGGCGGCCCAGCCAGTTCCGTTTACCCTGCGCGACCAGCCCGGCGAGGGCCTGGAGCCCCTGGACCCCACCAGCTTTGAAGGCACCCTGCAGGCCGGTGAAACCCGCACCCTGGGCTACCGCGCGCGGGTCACGCACAGCGGCGCGGCGCGCCTGAATGCCACGCTGGACACGCCCGCGTGCCCCGCACCGCAGGTGGTAACCGGCACCCTGCTGGGCGTCAACCCACCTGCCCCGGAGCCCACCCCGGCCCCCACCGCCCCGGTCGCCCAGCGCAGCAGCGTGATTTCCATGCCGTTCGACGCGCCCGGCGGCTCTATTGATGTGGTCATCGCCCACACGCTGCCTGAAGGCGCTTCCCTGGTTCCCGGCAGCAGCCAGCTCGACGGTCAGGCCCTACCGGACCCCAGACGGGGCGCGGGCGGCACGCTGTACTGGGTGGTGCCCACCACGGTGGACCGGCGCGGCGTCACGCGCGGCACCGTGACCTATGAACTGCGGCATGCGCAGGCCCTGGGAGAGATGGCCGCCCCGGCCCTGCTGTCGCGCTTTCCTGGTGACCGCCACGAGCTGATTGCCGGGCGGGTGGACCTGAAGGACCTGTCGGCGGCTCAGGCACTGACCCAGAGCGCGCAGGCCGCCGAGAACGACGGCGCCATCAAACTGCCGCTGCAGGGAGCACAGATTCGTGTGCGTGACCGCGTCAGCATCGTGGTGGAAAGTCCGCTGGACCAGCCGCCCCCCACCCTGACGTTGGCCGGACGTGCGGTGAGCACCAGCCTGATAGGGCAGACCACCGAGGACCCCACAGGCAACGTGCGCCGCCTGACCTATGTGGGCGTGCCTCTAGAAGTTGGCCCGAATGTCATCGCCTGGGGCGACGAGACCGTCACTGTTTACCGGGTAGGCGACACGCGGCAGGTGGAAGTCAAGCCCGTACAGCTGATTGCTGACGGCAGCACCCCTCTGCGTCTTGTTATTCGCACCCTGGACGCTTTCGGCCACGTCACGCCACAGGCAAGCGTCGCCATACGCACCAACCTGGAAGTCCGTGGTCAACCCCGGAGCACCAGCGGGGGTTATGACGTTCGCCTGACCAACGGGGAGGGCGTGCTGGAACTGCAGCCGCAGGCCTCGCCGACCACCCTGAATCTGGACGTGCTGCAGGGCAATGACGTCAAACGTTACAGCTACGAGGTCAAACCCGGTGACCACCGTGTGGGGATCGGGGTGCTCAGCGCGACCATCGGCCTGGACGGCAACTTCAACCTGGGCGACGACCTGACCTGGCAGGCCCGCGCCACTTACGAGGGACCGCTAGCCAATGGCAAGCTGTACGTCGCGGCTGACAAGGAAGGGCTGCCGACTGAGCGCAACACCCTGAACCGGTATACCGGCTACGGCGACAGCAGCGTCGAGAGCGTGCCGCTGCAGGGCATCGATCCGGTGGCTTTTGCCTACGATCACCCGAGTTTCCGGGTGCAGTACCGGCGCTCCAGCCTGCCCGTCAGTGTACTGCCGGTGGGCGAACAGCTCACGGCCCTGACCGCCTACAGCAAGAGCAACCCCGCCGTGTCGGGCTTCGTGGCGCTGGTGCCCAGTGACCGCGTCAGCGGCGAGCGCCTGACCCCGCAGGGCAACCGGCTGCTGCGTCTGGCGCGCGGCAACATCAGCGAGGGCAGCGAAACCCTGGAAGTGGTGACCCTGGAACGCGGCAGCGGCAAGGAACTGCGGCGCACGCCTCTGACCCGCAACGCCGATTACCAGCTGGACCCGAGCACCGGGATCATCACCCTGGCCCGCGCCCTGGACGCCGTGGACGGCAGCCTCAACGACGTGGTCGTGCTCGCCTCCTACCGCCTGAACAGCGCCCTGGATCAGCGCGTCCTGGCCTACGGCGGCCAGGTTCAGTACAAGGCCCAGAATTTCACAGTGGGGGCCGCCGCCGTCAGCCTGGACCAGCGCGTCACCCTGGGCGCCCGGGCCACCTACGACAACGGCACCACCCGCGCCGACGGTCTGTTGGCCTATTCGGGCGGCCTGCAGGCCAGCGCCGACTTCGCCACCCGAGTGGGCCAGAGCAGCTTGAGCGCCAAGTTCCGTTACCAGGACGAGGGCTACGTCGGCCTGGCTCCCCAGACGCCGGGGCTGAGCGTGCGTGCCAGTCTGGCCGCGCCCATCACTTCCAACCTCAGCGCCGCGGTGGACGCCGAGTATCACGCACCGGCCGGGAAAGATGCCGAGAACGCGCGCGGGGGCAGCGTCACGGCGCGCGCCGATTACCGCCTGGCACCCTTCAGCATCGGCGGCGGTCTCAAGTATGCCTTCGGGGACGTCAGCGGTCTGGGCGCGGTGGTCAGCGCCGGCTATCACCGCGACCCGGTGGACGTGGACGTCGTGCATACCCAGCCGCTAAGCGGCAACCTGTCGCCGGAAACCAGCGTGAGCATGCGCTACAAGTTCAGCCCCGAGCTGTCGGTGGGCTTTACCGACAAGATCACCTGGGGAATCGGGCACAGCGCGGCCGTGACCCTGGACAGCATGGTGGGCAATGTCAACTACGCGGTCGCCTACGAGCTGCCGGGCGCCTCGGGACAGGGCAACCGCGCCCGCTTCGGGGTAAGCACCAGCCTGCCTGTGGCCGAGAACCTCACGGCCGGACTGCGGGCCAGCGCGACCTACAACGTCAACACTGCCCAGGTGGAGGCGGGGGCTGGTGCAGACCTGCACTACAAGACCGGCAGCATGACCGCCACCAGCGGCACCGACATCAACTACGGCGCCCAGGGTTTCGGTGTGGTGCTGCGCGGCGGGGTCAGCGGGCAGCTCACGCCCAACCTCAACCTGACGGCCGACGGGCTGATGGAGTTCGGTGCCGGCAAGAACGGTCAGCGCGCTGCTCTGGGCTTTGCCTACCGCGACCGCGATTTCAACAGCCTGGGAACGGTGCGGTACGTCAGCGGCACCCTGGCCGGCGGTCAGCCGGAGCTGAGCAGCAACCTCAGCGCCGAGTACCGCCAGAGCAACTACGCCATTCGCGGCGGGCTCGACACGCGCACCCTGCTGCTCGACCGCGCCAGCTTCACGGCCCAGGCGTCCCTGAGCGGCACGTACTACCTGACCGACCGCCTGGGCGTGGGCGCCTGGGGCCGCATGATCACCCAGCCGGCCACCGGCACCACCGAGTACGGCTACGGGCTGGAGGCCAGTGTGCGCGCCCTGCCCGGCACCTGGATCACGGCCGGCTACAACCCGCTGGGCTTCAGCGGTATTGGAAGCACCTACACCAAACAGGGCGCGTACCTGCGCCTAGACCTGACGCTGGACGAAACGCTGGGCGGGGAGAAGTGA
- a CDS encoding isopeptide-forming domain-containing fimbrial protein has product MKRLPRFHTLLLLGITSLAGALTPSGTVISNQVRAEFISPVTGQPESVLSNSVQTVVQSVCAASVTPDGTAAQPARVLTRLPGESAVFAYTLVNAGNDSFTFPVSGRVEAGGQTTTLRVVQDLNGNDRFDSGEPDVSAATLAADASIKLLLVTGPLSEGSTLVNLLSGCAAGSRDENNVSRVDVGPPPALAVSKTFTPALLRPGAETTVDVVVTNTGAGESREVILTDRLADQAAAGLTYVPGSAGATSGTLEFTTDGTTWTAQETAPVRGVRVRKDSLKAAETLRLSLRMRAAEAATGRVIPNTATALTGGVEVSGTASVDVRYLPAVAIGPLGQPEAEEGSQADQQSRNFGVVGQAACFDHTAKNTGDVADLYRVEAAFPQGAAKVTLLGADGQPLAQPFALQPGQSTTVRACYEPQQASPFSALLTIRGERGTSNATTDRLQNVEAGLPELLKSYRATTVGDDGKTVDVAQGRPVRAGDTVAYILSVRNPYTRPLTAVTVSDALPPHVDFASASAGGQKTGAPGQETVTWALGTLAPGEIRTLSLTTRVSSRAVDGEALKNTFGMVTAEFPDSLKSNEVATPVWQARLSITKSVSSREATFGDRLVYTLTITNHSQTTAIVDAVIVDTASKGLEYVPGTSTLNGEALEDPNVVTGQNTWTSTWTLKQIPAGATVTVTYVLRVTPEASGELLNVVQAIGSGAGGTALAIASNRAQAVTRLNLLQFAPQADILGVVFVDRNRNGLYDEALDTPVARARVLLAGGREALTDERGRYSFGNVRIGTHALRLDPSTTPYQALITHQAGGLSGTKTVHVTGLTSVDFPLAPPGGDISVLRRTTLSLGDVRVEKTVFTRPGGYTVRLRIVTPRNLEGVTLTDPLPAGAVLKEGRNNLNGTLSAGETFLTYHFDWTGEPRAATTDPVMTWRY; this is encoded by the coding sequence GTGAAACGCCTCCCCCGATTCCACACGCTGCTCCTGCTGGGCATCACCAGCCTGGCGGGGGCGCTGACGCCTTCCGGCACGGTCATCAGCAATCAGGTCAGGGCAGAGTTCATCTCACCGGTCACAGGTCAGCCCGAGTCCGTCCTTTCCAATTCTGTGCAGACGGTCGTCCAGAGTGTGTGCGCAGCCAGCGTCACGCCCGACGGCACAGCGGCGCAACCCGCGCGAGTCTTGACTCGCCTGCCAGGAGAAAGCGCGGTGTTTGCCTATACCCTGGTCAACGCGGGCAACGATTCGTTCACGTTCCCGGTGTCAGGGCGCGTCGAGGCGGGTGGTCAGACGACCACGCTGCGGGTCGTGCAGGATCTGAATGGCAATGACCGGTTCGATTCCGGGGAACCGGACGTGAGTGCCGCGACTCTGGCTGCGGACGCCAGCATAAAGCTGCTTCTGGTGACAGGGCCCCTCAGCGAAGGCAGCACGCTGGTGAATCTACTAAGCGGCTGTGCCGCCGGCTCCCGCGACGAGAACAACGTGAGCCGCGTCGATGTGGGCCCCCCACCAGCACTTGCGGTCAGCAAGACCTTTACGCCAGCATTGTTACGTCCTGGTGCAGAAACCACCGTGGATGTCGTCGTCACCAATACTGGGGCGGGAGAGAGCCGCGAGGTAATTCTCACCGACAGGCTCGCCGACCAGGCAGCAGCAGGCCTGACCTACGTGCCTGGAAGTGCCGGTGCGACCTCCGGTACCCTGGAATTTACCACCGACGGAACCACCTGGACAGCGCAGGAAACCGCGCCGGTCCGCGGCGTGCGGGTGCGCAAGGACAGCCTGAAGGCAGCCGAGACCCTCAGGCTGTCCTTGCGCATGCGCGCCGCTGAAGCAGCCACTGGCCGGGTGATTCCCAATACCGCCACTGCCCTGACCGGTGGGGTGGAAGTGAGCGGTACAGCGAGTGTGGATGTCCGTTACCTGCCCGCCGTGGCCATCGGCCCGCTGGGACAGCCCGAAGCGGAAGAAGGCAGCCAGGCCGATCAGCAGTCGCGTAATTTTGGGGTGGTGGGGCAGGCGGCGTGCTTTGACCACACCGCCAAGAACACCGGTGATGTGGCCGACCTGTACCGCGTCGAGGCGGCCTTCCCACAGGGCGCGGCGAAGGTAACGCTGCTGGGGGCCGACGGCCAGCCACTGGCCCAGCCGTTTGCCCTGCAACCTGGCCAGAGCACCACCGTGCGCGCCTGTTACGAGCCGCAGCAGGCCTCGCCGTTTTCGGCCCTGCTCACGATCAGGGGCGAGCGCGGCACCAGCAACGCGACCACCGACCGGCTTCAGAACGTCGAGGCAGGGCTGCCCGAGCTGCTCAAGAGCTACCGCGCGACCACGGTGGGCGATGACGGCAAGACCGTGGACGTGGCGCAAGGCCGCCCCGTGCGTGCCGGCGATACCGTCGCCTATATCCTCAGCGTGCGCAATCCCTACACCCGGCCCCTGACCGCTGTGACCGTGAGCGATGCGCTGCCCCCCCACGTGGACTTTGCCAGTGCGTCGGCGGGCGGCCAGAAGACAGGCGCGCCTGGACAGGAAACCGTCACCTGGGCGCTGGGCACCCTGGCGCCCGGCGAGATCCGCACGCTATCGCTCACCACGCGCGTCAGTTCCCGCGCGGTGGACGGTGAGGCCCTCAAGAACACCTTCGGCATGGTCACGGCCGAGTTCCCCGATTCCCTGAAAAGCAATGAGGTCGCGACCCCGGTCTGGCAGGCCCGGCTCTCGATCACCAAATCGGTCAGCAGCCGCGAGGCCACCTTCGGTGACCGTCTGGTCTACACCCTGACTATCACCAACCATTCGCAGACCACCGCCATCGTGGACGCAGTGATCGTGGACACCGCTTCCAAGGGACTGGAGTACGTTCCCGGGACCAGCACCCTGAACGGTGAGGCCCTGGAAGATCCGAACGTCGTGACCGGGCAGAACACTTGGACCTCCACCTGGACCCTCAAGCAGATTCCGGCCGGCGCCACGGTTACCGTGACCTACGTCTTGCGGGTGACCCCGGAGGCTTCCGGCGAACTCCTGAACGTGGTCCAGGCCATCGGCAGCGGAGCCGGGGGAACCGCGCTGGCCATCGCCAGCAACCGTGCCCAGGCAGTGACCCGCCTGAACCTGCTGCAGTTCGCCCCGCAGGCCGACATCCTGGGCGTGGTCTTCGTAGACCGCAACCGCAACGGCCTGTACGACGAGGCGCTGGACACGCCGGTTGCCCGTGCCCGCGTGCTGTTGGCCGGAGGCCGTGAGGCCCTGACCGACGAGCGTGGCCGCTACAGCTTCGGCAACGTGCGCATCGGGACCCACGCCTTGCGGCTGGACCCCAGCACCACGCCCTATCAGGCGCTGATCACCCACCAGGCCGGTGGTCTGAGCGGCACCAAGACCGTGCATGTGACGGGCCTGACCAGCGTCGACTTTCCCCTCGCACCGCCGGGAGGAGACATCAGTGTGCTGCGGCGCACCACCCTGAGCCTCGGGGACGTGAGGGTCGAGAAAACCGTGTTCACACGTCCTGGCGGCTACACCGTGCGGCTGAGGATCGTCACCCCCCGAAACCTGGAAGGCGTCACATTAACAGATCCACTTCCAGCCGGAGCCGTGCTGAAAGAAGGCCGCAATAACCTGAACGGTACCTTGAGTGCAGGTGAGACATTTCTCACTTATCACTTCGACTGGACCGGCGAGCCCCGCGCTGCCACCACTGATCCGGTGATGACCTGGAGGTACTGA
- a CDS encoding beta strand repeat-containing protein: MNVNTKVLALVAALAAGSASAQTTSPLERTSATNAGTVITNVATATYDVPNNDGTAVSTTTTSNTVSTTVAEKMGFDITYTNGADADATDTAATAISSYQKPNVVPGSTVVFPYVAVNNGNASQSIALESATTSGVSNVVFFAANPDGNSDGLLSSTELTTAKGITGNVLTSVTVAPSGDDPATTAVETNSGMVTFYMAYDVTGNASAVVGATPIGRGKVWADTSNGGTAPGENVTVTEQKDPGSPAYDDLWYQYSSATIIAPNLTNNPQPVTTEVTPPTGTATSGYTSGTTLITVSGDQQVAYPKSDGISDTANDSVTFTNTLTNGSGTSDTVALTVEANTTTFVSGGVTYTVTQTVTSTGTAGQYTVVQTVKDPSGATVNITEVTATISTPSLLVGANSSANYTVTVSYPDQDMANPYPILLKIGADSGNDVDTTPNDFTFDTILAPAMMFGDTSGSSSDLAVATGTADTVNKLGTAGNAVTFPMDLVNPGEYADTYTLSGYTVIALTDGTKQVLAINYSGVGVTQTGTVSVTDSVSGLSAIIPVYTTGAVSANSEFGVTASVALPINVTSTAGTNYVLSQTAKAQYSGITLTDTNDSITVAAAGSLALAKFTQGTATPNEPINGITAPRGYTSANTSYAPGVNYSYQIIAKNTYNTSVRNFSLSDTLSSNLNFVSVSGAVTGNGTATTVIYSTDGTTWSNSAPVSGTTFYVAVDDPNTDGLQKGSLAPNAQLTMTVTVNIK; the protein is encoded by the coding sequence ATGAACGTCAATACCAAAGTCCTCGCCCTGGTGGCCGCCCTGGCCGCCGGAAGTGCCAGTGCCCAGACCACCAGCCCTCTTGAACGGACCAGCGCAACCAACGCGGGCACGGTCATCACCAACGTGGCTACCGCCACTTACGATGTTCCGAACAACGATGGCACCGCCGTGAGCACCACCACGACCTCCAACACCGTGAGCACCACGGTTGCAGAGAAAATGGGCTTCGACATTACCTACACCAACGGTGCTGACGCTGACGCGACCGATACCGCTGCCACAGCCATCAGCAGTTACCAGAAGCCCAATGTCGTTCCTGGCTCGACCGTCGTGTTCCCATACGTCGCGGTCAACAACGGCAATGCCAGTCAGAGCATCGCGTTGGAGTCCGCGACGACCAGCGGGGTGTCCAACGTTGTCTTCTTCGCCGCCAACCCCGACGGGAACAGTGACGGCCTGCTGAGCTCCACGGAACTGACAACCGCCAAAGGCATCACCGGCAATGTTCTGACCAGCGTCACGGTCGCGCCCAGTGGTGACGATCCTGCCACCACTGCGGTCGAGACCAACTCCGGGATGGTCACGTTCTACATGGCCTATGACGTGACTGGAAATGCCAGCGCTGTCGTCGGGGCGACCCCGATCGGCCGCGGCAAAGTCTGGGCCGACACCAGCAACGGCGGCACCGCGCCCGGGGAGAACGTCACCGTCACCGAGCAGAAGGATCCTGGCAGCCCGGCCTATGACGACCTGTGGTACCAGTACAGCAGCGCCACCATCATCGCGCCTAACCTGACCAACAACCCGCAGCCAGTCACCACCGAAGTCACGCCGCCCACCGGCACGGCCACCTCCGGCTACACCAGTGGTACCACCCTCATCACCGTCAGCGGTGACCAGCAGGTCGCCTATCCCAAATCCGACGGCATCTCCGACACTGCCAACGACAGCGTGACCTTTACCAACACCCTGACCAACGGCAGCGGTACCTCCGACACCGTCGCGCTGACGGTCGAGGCGAACACCACCACCTTCGTCAGTGGCGGCGTGACCTACACCGTCACCCAGACTGTGACCTCCACCGGCACGGCCGGTCAGTACACCGTCGTGCAGACGGTCAAGGACCCCAGCGGCGCCACCGTAAATATCACCGAAGTCACCGCCACCATTTCCACGCCTTCGCTGCTGGTCGGTGCCAACTCGAGCGCCAACTACACGGTCACGGTCAGCTACCCCGATCAGGACATGGCCAATCCCTACCCCATCCTCCTGAAGATTGGCGCCGACTCCGGGAACGACGTGGACACCACGCCGAATGACTTCACCTTCGATACCATCCTGGCACCCGCCATGATGTTTGGTGATACGTCGGGCAGCAGCAGCGACCTGGCTGTGGCTACCGGCACTGCTGACACCGTCAACAAGCTCGGCACTGCCGGCAATGCCGTGACCTTCCCCATGGATCTGGTGAATCCCGGTGAGTACGCCGACACCTACACGCTGTCCGGCTATACCGTTATTGCTCTTACCGACGGCACGAAGCAGGTTCTGGCGATCAACTACAGCGGCGTGGGCGTCACCCAGACCGGGACCGTCAGCGTCACCGACTCCGTGAGTGGCCTGAGCGCCATCATCCCCGTCTACACGACCGGTGCCGTCAGCGCGAACAGTGAGTTCGGCGTCACAGCCAGCGTTGCCCTGCCTATCAATGTGACCTCCACTGCCGGCACCAACTACGTGCTGAGCCAGACGGCCAAGGCACAGTACAGTGGCATCACCCTGACGGACACCAACGACAGCATCACGGTCGCCGCCGCCGGCAGCCTGGCCCTCGCCAAGTTCACGCAGGGCACCGCCACCCCCAACGAGCCGATCAACGGCATCACGGCGCCCAGGGGCTATACCTCTGCCAACACCAGCTACGCGCCTGGTGTGAACTACAGCTACCAGATCATCGCCAAGAACACCTACAACACCAGTGTCCGGAACTTCTCGCTGTCCGATACGCTGAGCAGCAACCTGAACTTCGTATCTGTCAGCGGCGCGGTCACCGGCAACGGCACGGCCACCACCGTCATCTACAGCACCGACGGCACCACCTGGAGCAATAGCGCTCCTGTCAGCGGCACCACCTTCTACGTCGCCGTGGATGATCCCAACACTGATGGCCTGCAAAAGGGCAGCCTGGCCCCCAATGCCCAGCTGACCATGACCGTCACCGTCAACATCAAATAA
- a CDS encoding isoprenyl transferase, which produces MSGTPVKAAVRTLQKTRSAARGALMWGYEQRLTRDVKGHGKLPRHLGLILDGNRRFARAAGLQREMGHSFGAEKAHEVLQWCLELGIPAATIWVLSTDNTSRDPQELAHILGLLEKEARNLATDPRIHANRVRVRAIGQHADFPLHVLMALRELEEKTAHYDGMRLNIAVGYGGREEIVDAVKSYLQRQAASGRDLSEVAVSLSPDDISAHLYAADIPDPDFIIRTSGEIRLSGFMLWQSVYSEYYFCDVYWPGFRRVDFLRALRDFQGRDRRFGK; this is translated from the coding sequence ATGTCAGGAACGCCCGTCAAAGCCGCTGTCCGCACGCTGCAGAAGACCAGGAGTGCGGCGCGTGGCGCCCTGATGTGGGGCTACGAGCAGCGTCTGACCCGGGATGTCAAGGGTCACGGCAAACTGCCGCGCCACCTGGGACTGATTCTGGACGGCAACCGCCGCTTCGCGCGTGCAGCGGGACTGCAGCGCGAAATGGGCCATTCGTTTGGCGCAGAAAAAGCACATGAGGTGCTGCAGTGGTGCCTGGAGCTGGGAATTCCGGCCGCGACCATCTGGGTGCTGTCGACGGACAACACCAGCCGTGATCCCCAGGAACTGGCGCACATTCTCGGTTTGCTGGAAAAGGAAGCCCGTAACCTGGCCACTGACCCGCGGATTCACGCCAATCGGGTGCGGGTGCGGGCCATCGGGCAGCACGCTGATTTTCCGCTCCATGTCCTGATGGCCCTGCGTGAGCTGGAAGAAAAGACCGCTCACTACGACGGGATGCGGCTGAATATCGCCGTGGGCTATGGCGGACGCGAGGAGATCGTGGACGCGGTCAAGTCCTATCTGCAACGACAGGCGGCTTCCGGACGCGATCTGAGCGAGGTGGCCGTCAGCCTGAGTCCTGACGACATCAGTGCCCACCTGTATGCCGCAGATATCCCGGACCCGGATTTTATTATCCGGACCAGTGGGGAGATCCGCCTCTCGGGCTTTATGCTCTGGCAGAGCGTGTATTCGGAATATTACTTCTGCGATGTGTACTGGCCCGGGTTCCGGCGTGTGGATTTCCTGCGGGCGCTGAGGGACTTCCAGGGTCGCGACCGCCGCTTCGGAAAGTAA